A region from the Streptosporangiales bacterium genome encodes:
- a CDS encoding siderophore-interacting protein, with protein sequence MAATRIKPADAELLTLQVVRRERISPHFARVTLGGGDIERFVAMGFDQWFRLFIPVAEDSLARLPRKLDTLAYLKYLAIAKTSRPVLRNYSVRTYRPDGPAGPELDVDFVLHGSPADGTAGPAAEWAETCTVGDTVAILDEGIGFNPPPELRHVLLVADESGLPAAAAILASLPSDTTGHAIIEIPDADDAQPVEGPDGVRVEWVVREDAHAVPGRAALACAEALTPTEPFYGWVVGEQTLPVSLRRHWIRAGVPKENIMFCGYWKNGRRH encoded by the coding sequence ATCGCCGCGACCAGGATCAAGCCGGCGGACGCCGAGCTGCTCACGCTCCAGGTCGTGCGGCGCGAACGGATCTCGCCGCACTTCGCCCGCGTGACGCTCGGCGGCGGTGACATCGAGCGATTCGTCGCCATGGGGTTCGATCAGTGGTTCCGGCTGTTCATCCCCGTGGCCGAGGACTCGCTGGCGCGACTGCCGCGCAAGCTCGACACGCTGGCCTATCTGAAGTATCTCGCGATCGCGAAGACGTCGCGTCCGGTCCTTCGCAACTATTCGGTACGGACGTACCGGCCGGACGGACCGGCGGGGCCGGAGCTCGATGTCGATTTCGTGCTGCACGGTTCCCCGGCCGACGGCACGGCCGGCCCGGCCGCGGAGTGGGCCGAGACCTGCACGGTCGGCGACACGGTCGCGATCCTCGACGAGGGCATCGGGTTCAACCCGCCCCCGGAGCTGCGGCACGTGCTCCTCGTGGCGGACGAGTCCGGGCTGCCTGCGGCCGCGGCGATCCTCGCCTCCCTGCCCTCCGACACCACCGGTCACGCGATCATCGAGATCCCCGACGCCGACGACGCGCAACCGGTCGAGGGCCCCGACGGCGTACGCGTGGAGTGGGTGGTGCGAGAGGACGCCCACGCCGTCCCCGGTCGTGCCGCACTGGCGTGCGCCGAGGCGCTCACGCCGACCGAGCCGTTCTACGGCTGGGTGGTGGGCGAGCAGACGCTCCCCGTCTCCCTCCGCAGGCACTGGATCAGGGCGGGCGTACCGAAGGAGAACATCATGTTCTGCGGCTACTGGAAAAACGGGCGCAGACACTGA
- a CDS encoding GAF domain-containing protein, with the protein MTAQSDDDPLVVRTARAILRLLAREAPADELARLRESALSAADGESEAKLIDEMVAVSGPVLSALERRRRREQESLALLETAMDLASVRDLDELLHTIVSRAKSMLRVDVAYLDLIDENSDDRYYHRITIGSVSTRFQGTQMPLGDGLGGLVGQTRTPVSTSDYFAEEHFRHTPALDDAVRDEGIVSLLGVPLLIGDVVTGVLYVAERSARVFTAGEVAFASSLGAHAAVAYENARLFDQMQSALAELNRANTIIYENSQSVALAAETHVKLTNLILRGGDLSDLAATLSASLRDVPLLIVDGRGDLLASSNSPHAGTVPEAVVGALERQDGSGRAYRHDGLYVAMAPPASDRAGGIVLESTEELSETDVLILERGAMVLALLLMIRQVVAETENRIHRDLVDDLISSGGQNATTLRERALVVGVDTDERHSVVVIDSDTDRDISHEVARWAKARNGLVGKHGGRFVFLLPDPDPGNAARATSAEVGSATGRKVTAGGAGPAVGPVEIGTAYSQALRCLEVLGRLGVVGEGASVSDLGVAGLLMASEPDSAQFVRSVLGPVIDVDDRRGTELLSTLDAYLESNRNLSRAARLASLHVNTFRQRLDRITQLLGEGWQDRPRMLEIEVALQLRRLTSDLRRHTG; encoded by the coding sequence ATGACAGCCCAATCGGACGACGACCCACTCGTGGTCCGCACAGCGCGAGCGATCCTGCGGCTGCTTGCGCGCGAGGCGCCCGCCGACGAGCTCGCCCGACTCCGTGAGTCGGCTCTCTCGGCCGCCGACGGGGAGAGCGAGGCGAAGCTGATCGACGAGATGGTGGCGGTCTCGGGTCCGGTGCTCTCGGCACTGGAACGTAGAAGGCGACGCGAGCAGGAGTCGCTGGCGCTGCTGGAGACCGCGATGGACCTCGCGTCCGTACGTGATCTCGATGAGCTGCTGCACACGATCGTCAGCCGTGCGAAGAGCATGCTCCGCGTCGACGTCGCGTACCTGGACCTGATCGACGAGAACAGCGATGACAGGTACTACCACCGGATCACGATCGGGTCCGTCTCGACGAGGTTCCAGGGGACCCAGATGCCTCTCGGAGACGGGTTGGGCGGTCTGGTGGGCCAGACCAGGACGCCGGTCTCGACATCGGACTACTTCGCCGAGGAGCACTTCCGGCACACGCCCGCACTCGACGATGCCGTCAGGGACGAAGGAATCGTCTCGCTGCTCGGAGTTCCGCTCCTGATCGGTGACGTCGTGACCGGCGTGCTGTACGTCGCGGAGCGGTCGGCCCGCGTCTTCACGGCCGGGGAGGTGGCCTTCGCGAGCTCCCTGGGAGCGCACGCTGCCGTGGCATACGAGAACGCGAGACTCTTCGACCAGATGCAGAGCGCTCTCGCCGAGCTGAACCGTGCGAACACGATCATCTACGAGAACAGTCAGTCGGTCGCGCTCGCGGCGGAGACACACGTGAAGCTCACCAACCTCATTCTCCGTGGCGGCGACCTGTCGGATCTCGCGGCGACGCTGTCGGCGTCTCTGCGAGACGTCCCTCTCCTGATCGTCGACGGACGAGGAGACCTCCTGGCATCGTCGAACAGCCCGCACGCCGGCACCGTGCCCGAGGCGGTCGTCGGCGCGCTCGAACGCCAGGACGGCTCCGGGCGTGCCTACCGGCATGACGGTCTCTATGTCGCCATGGCGCCGCCCGCATCCGATCGGGCGGGAGGGATCGTCCTCGAGTCGACCGAGGAGCTGTCCGAGACCGACGTCCTGATACTCGAACGCGGTGCGATGGTGCTCGCGCTGCTGCTCATGATCCGCCAGGTGGTGGCCGAGACGGAGAACCGCATCCACCGGGATCTCGTGGACGATCTGATCTCCTCGGGCGGCCAGAACGCGACGACCCTCCGGGAGCGGGCCCTCGTCGTCGGCGTCGATACGGACGAGCGGCACTCGGTCGTGGTGATCGACTCCGACACGGACCGGGACATCTCGCACGAGGTCGCACGCTGGGCGAAGGCGCGCAACGGTCTCGTCGGGAAGCACGGCGGCAGGTTCGTCTTCCTGCTTCCGGACCCGGATCCCGGGAATGCGGCCAGGGCCACCTCGGCCGAGGTGGGATCGGCGACCGGCCGGAAGGTGACGGCGGGCGGCGCGGGTCCGGCCGTCGGTCCGGTCGAGATCGGGACCGCGTACTCGCAGGCGCTTCGCTGCCTGGAGGTGCTGGGTCGACTCGGTGTGGTCGGGGAGGGGGCGAGTGTGTCGGACCTCGGTGTCGCGGGCCTTCTCATGGCGTCGGAGCCGGACAGCGCACAGTTCGTCCGGTCGGTACTGGGTCCGGTGATCGACGTCGACGACCGACGCGGGACCGAGCTGCTGTCGACTCTCGACGCCTATCTCGAGAGCAACCGCAACCTGTCGCGTGCGGCACGCCTCGCGTCCCTGCACGTGAACACGTTCAGGCAACGCCTCGACCGCATCACCCAGCTGCTGGGAGAGGGATGGCAGGACCGACCCCGGATGCTCGAGATCGAGGTGGCGCTGCAGCTCCGGCGCCTCACGAGCGATCTGCGCCGACACACCGGTTGA
- a CDS encoding alcohol dehydrogenase catalytic domain-containing protein: MRTVRPIRPTSPARRTCVMRHRAHPDSRSNLAVRWRGPESLTVEQVPFPSREPDEVVVKVESAGVCGTDVSAWRGDVARIDDGTVIGHEFGGTIVEVGDGVDRWDVGQRVAIDPNDVCDRCDSCRTGSLGFCTQRRLMGIDLDGGMREYVAVKSQRLVPVGANTDPLALALVEPVAVAVRACARAGVVPGTHVGVIGGGSIGTACVLHARDLGVRSLTVVESDPARRAIAAAHDVAAIAPGERPSSPWDSVIDTVGTSTTIGSSLGLVRAGGTVCVVGVAHDGSLPFAEKIVRDEITVTGSFCYSRRDLHEAADLVSRVELSTFAVDVVHGLADVPTVFASLANGIRGPGKAVVVP; encoded by the coding sequence ATGCGTACCGTAAGGCCAATCCGACCGACCAGCCCTGCGCGGAGGACCTGTGTGATGCGGCACCGAGCCCACCCGGACTCGCGCTCGAACCTGGCCGTCCGCTGGCGGGGACCGGAGAGCCTGACGGTGGAGCAGGTTCCGTTCCCGTCGCGTGAACCGGACGAGGTCGTCGTCAAGGTGGAGAGCGCCGGAGTGTGCGGCACCGACGTGAGCGCCTGGCGCGGTGACGTCGCGCGCATCGACGACGGCACCGTGATCGGGCACGAGTTCGGAGGCACCATCGTCGAGGTCGGCGACGGGGTCGACCGGTGGGACGTCGGACAGCGCGTCGCGATCGATCCCAACGACGTATGCGACCGCTGCGACTCCTGCCGGACGGGGTCACTCGGATTCTGCACGCAACGCCGGCTGATGGGCATCGACCTCGACGGCGGCATGCGCGAGTACGTCGCGGTGAAGTCACAGCGTCTCGTCCCGGTCGGCGCGAACACCGATCCCCTCGCACTCGCGCTGGTCGAGCCGGTGGCCGTGGCGGTGCGCGCATGCGCCCGAGCGGGGGTCGTGCCCGGGACACATGTGGGCGTGATCGGCGGCGGATCGATCGGCACCGCGTGCGTCCTGCACGCACGAGACCTCGGTGTCCGCTCCCTCACGGTCGTCGAGTCCGATCCCGCCCGACGAGCGATCGCCGCCGCCCACGACGTCGCGGCGATCGCACCGGGCGAGCGGCCGAGCTCGCCGTGGGACAGCGTGATCGACACCGTGGGAACGAGCACGACCATCGGCTCGTCCCTGGGCCTCGTCCGGGCCGGTGGCACCGTCTGCGTCGTCGGCGTCGCCCACGACGGCTCGCTCCCGTTCGCCGAGAAGATCGTCCGGGACGAGATCACCGTCACCGGCTCGTTCTGCTACAGCCGACGAGATCTCCATGAAGCGGCCGACCTCGTCAGCCGCGTGGAGCTCTCCACCTTCGCGGTCGACGTCGTCCACGGTCTGGCCGATGTGCCCACCGTGTTCGCGTCGCTGGCCAACGGGATCCGCGGCCCAGGGAAGGCAGTCGTCGTTCCCTGA
- a CDS encoding MFS transporter — MNPPDQASDSTLSPQPVVRTPKAGRSPVRAAVASFAGGTLEYYDNHIYALSATLVFSQVFFPNAGGVATLASLATFGVSYVARPLGAILMGHFGDRVGRKRVLVFILVLMGACTFLVGCLPGYAQIGIWAPILLVTLRILQGISIGGETAAATTLTIEVAPPRRRAFFTSWAPGGIVTGFVLASLVFMPILALPKDQLLSWGWRIPFWFSVFVMVTGYIIRKKLEEPEAFVEAKEENALVRVPLLEVFRSHWSAVIRVALCSLAFMVDMIIKVFALSLATGVYGISASTMLWVLIVSNVFAPLTQPLLAMVSDRVGRKPVFIAGNLACAGSIFAYFGAIQSGNIPLLFVTGFLSVSCAYAAVSAVYPSFFAEMFNLKVRQTGMALGLQVGLIAAGFGPAVAIAFTAGTSDWLPVAVTTAIVTLIAIVAALTAKETFRVPLHELGVPIERAAAKPSGSP; from the coding sequence GTGAATCCCCCAGATCAGGCAAGCGACAGCACACTCTCGCCGCAACCCGTCGTCCGAACGCCGAAGGCGGGCAGGAGCCCCGTACGAGCCGCGGTCGCGAGCTTCGCCGGCGGCACGCTCGAGTACTACGACAACCACATCTACGCTCTCTCGGCCACCCTCGTCTTCAGTCAGGTCTTCTTCCCGAACGCGGGAGGAGTCGCCACGCTCGCATCGCTCGCGACGTTCGGCGTCTCCTACGTCGCCCGGCCACTCGGAGCGATCCTGATGGGCCACTTCGGTGACCGTGTCGGCCGCAAGCGCGTGCTGGTGTTCATCCTGGTCCTCATGGGCGCGTGCACGTTCCTCGTCGGATGCCTGCCCGGCTACGCGCAGATCGGCATCTGGGCGCCGATCCTGCTGGTCACCCTGCGCATCCTCCAGGGCATCTCCATCGGAGGGGAGACAGCTGCGGCGACGACGCTCACCATCGAGGTCGCTCCCCCGCGACGCCGCGCCTTCTTCACGAGCTGGGCGCCTGGCGGGATCGTCACCGGGTTCGTCCTTGCCTCCCTCGTGTTCATGCCGATACTCGCGCTGCCGAAGGATCAGCTGTTGAGCTGGGGCTGGCGGATCCCGTTCTGGTTCAGCGTGTTCGTCATGGTCACCGGATACATCATCCGCAAGAAGCTGGAGGAGCCGGAGGCGTTCGTCGAGGCGAAGGAGGAGAACGCGCTCGTCAGGGTCCCGCTGCTCGAGGTGTTCCGCTCGCACTGGTCGGCGGTCATCCGGGTGGCGTTGTGCTCGCTGGCGTTCATGGTCGACATGATCATCAAGGTGTTCGCCCTGTCTCTCGCGACGGGGGTGTACGGCATCTCCGCGAGCACGATGTTGTGGGTGCTCATCGTCAGCAACGTCTTCGCTCCGCTGACCCAGCCGCTCCTGGCGATGGTGTCCGACCGGGTGGGTCGAAAGCCGGTGTTCATCGCCGGGAACCTGGCCTGCGCGGGTTCGATCTTCGCCTACTTCGGTGCGATCCAGAGCGGCAACATCCCGCTGCTCTTCGTCACCGGATTCCTGTCCGTGTCCTGTGCCTACGCGGCCGTCAGCGCGGTCTATCCGTCCTTCTTCGCGGAGATGTTCAACCTCAAGGTGCGGCAGACCGGCATGGCGTTGGGCCTGCAGGTCGGACTGATCGCCGCCGGTTTCGGCCCCGCGGTCGCGATCGCGTTCACGGCCGGCACGTCCGACTGGCTGCCCGTCGCGGTGACCACGGCGATCGTGACGCTCATCGCCATCGTCGCCGCGCTCACCGCGAAGGAGACGTTCCGCGTCCCCCTGCACGAGCTCGGCGTCCCGATCGAACGCGCCGCCGCGAAGCCGAGCGGCTCCCCGTGA